GTGAGACGGATGTGTTGATAGACTGGAAATTGGACCTGCCGTTTGGAGCTAATGGAATATACAGCTACAATATATACAGAGATGTGCAGGTTATCACTGACTTAACAGATAGAAGGCCGTATGCAACAGGAATAAACGGAGACAGTACGAGCTGGATGGATATGAGCAGGAAGAGAAGGGGTCAGACGTACTACTATGTAGTTACGGCAGTTAATCCGTCAGGAATGGAGCAAGCAATAGATCCTTCGGGAAAGAATAACGCTGTAATCACTATTCCCGATAGATAGAGAAAAGATAGTTAAAAGTTGACATGTCCGGCACTTGCTGATACAAGTGCCGGATGTGTTTTTGTATCGAGAATGTAAGACTTTAAAAGTATTCTACTATGCATAAGGGCAAGTGCCGGACTGATTTTCAGGGTAAATCTTAAGAGGAGGAGCAATGGCAGGAGTAAGTAAAATAAAAAAAATAATCGGAAGGGAAATAATGGATTCAAGAGGTAACCCAACCGTTGAAGTGGATGTAATACTTGGTTCCGGAGTGGTCGGAAGAGCTGCTGTGCCGTCCGGCGCCTCAACGGGAATTAACGAAGCGCTTGAACTTCGTGACGGAGACAAAAAGAGATACGGCGGAAAAGGTGTCCTTAAAGCCGTGAGCAATGTAAATAATATTCTGGCGAAAGAAATAGCAGGTATGAACCCTTTAAAACAGCGGGAGATTGATAATAAAATGCTCTGTGCTGACGGTACCGATACAAAATCAAATATGGGTGCTAATGCGATACTCGGTATTTCCCTGGCTGTTGCTAAAGCTGCAGCACAAGAAGTAAAAAAACCTCTTTACGAATATCTCGGCGGAAAAAATGCCAGAGTTTTGCCTGTACCTATGATGAATATTTTAAACGGCGGCAAACACGCGGATAACAATGTTGACATTCAAGAGTTTATGATTATGCCTGTGGGAGCAAAAAATTTTAAGGAAGCTCTCCGTATGGGTTCTGAGACGTTTCATTCGCTTAAAAAAATACTTTCCAAAGCAGGACTGAGTACCAGCGTCGGTGATGAGGGCGGTTTTGCTCCGAATTTAAAATCCAATGAAGAAGCCTTGAAAGTGATGATGCAGGCTATTGAAACCGCAGGTTTTAAACCGGGGAAAGATATTGTGTTTTGCCTTGATCCGGCGGCAGCTTCTTTTTTTGAAGAAGGTAAATATGTGTTAAAAGCCGAAAAGAAAAAAAATAATACCTCCGATGATATGATTAAGTTTTACGGAAATTTGATAAAGAAATACCCGGTCAAATCCATTGAAGACGGTCTTGATGAAAATGATTGGGCAGGCTGGAAAAAGTTTACCGAGATCTGGGGTAAGAAACTTCAGCTTGTCGGGGATGATTTGTTTGTTACAAACGTGAAGTTGCTTCAGAAAGGTATTGACCGTGACACGGCAAATTCTATTTTAATTAAAGTTAATCAGATAGGTTCTCTTTCTGAAACGCTGGATACCATTGACCTTGCAAAGAAGAACGGTTATTCGACGGTTATGTCGCACAGATCAGGAGAGACAGAAGACGCGACAATTGCCGATCTGGCAGTTGCGGTAAGTGCGGGACAGATTAAAACAGGCTCTGTCTGCAGATCTGACCGTGTTGCGAAATACAATCAGCTCCTCAGGATTGAAGAACAACTGGGAAAGAGAGCTGTTTATCCCGGAGCTTCAATATTTAAGAGGTAATAAGATTGTTTTTTCAGCAAATAGTGAATGGAATTACTCTTGGCGGTGTTTACGCGCTGGTAGCTCTCGGGTATACTATGGTTTATGGAGTACTCGAGTTTATAAATTTTGCGCACGGTGAAATTTACATGGTTGGCGCCTATTGGGCGCTCTTTACGCTGGGGCTGTTCAATGTATCTCTCTTGAGCGGCCCCGGTCTTTTTTTTGCTCTATGTGTAGTATTTCTTTCATCTATATTGTTTTGTTCAATTCTTGGCGTAATAATTGAAAAAGTGGCTTATAAACCGCTTCGAAATTCTCCCAGACTGGCGCCTCTCATAACATCCCTGGGGGTCTCAATTGTTCTGCAAAATGCCGTAATGCTTATTGCCGGCGCGGAAAATAAGAAATTTGATGTTAATTTCCCTGATACCGGTATTAATATAGGAAACGTTTATATCTCCTATATTAATGTTTTTATAATAGCCGTGTCAGTACTTTTAATGATTTTACT
The window above is part of the Candidatus Firestonebacteria bacterium RIFOXYD2_FULL_39_29 genome. Proteins encoded here:
- a CDS encoding ABC transporter permease, producing the protein MFFQQIVNGITLGGVYALVALGYTMVYGVLEFINFAHGEIYMVGAYWALFTLGLFNVSLLSGPGLFFALCVVFLSSILFCSILGVIIEKVAYKPLRNSPRLAPLITSLGVSIVLQNAVMLIAGAENKKFDVNFPDTGINIGNVYISYINVFIIAVSVLLMILLNYFVRKTKLGKAMRAVAEDKKTASLMGINVDGIISLTFLLGSALAAVAGVMISISYGMINFSMGYMVGLKAFTAAVLGGIGSIPGAMFGGILLGLIESLGAGYISSTYKDVISFAILILVLIFRPRGLFGSKQSK
- a CDS encoding phosphopyruvate hydratase → MAGVSKIKKIIGREIMDSRGNPTVEVDVILGSGVVGRAAVPSGASTGINEALELRDGDKKRYGGKGVLKAVSNVNNILAKEIAGMNPLKQREIDNKMLCADGTDTKSNMGANAILGISLAVAKAAAQEVKKPLYEYLGGKNARVLPVPMMNILNGGKHADNNVDIQEFMIMPVGAKNFKEALRMGSETFHSLKKILSKAGLSTSVGDEGGFAPNLKSNEEALKVMMQAIETAGFKPGKDIVFCLDPAAASFFEEGKYVLKAEKKKNNTSDDMIKFYGNLIKKYPVKSIEDGLDENDWAGWKKFTEIWGKKLQLVGDDLFVTNVKLLQKGIDRDTANSILIKVNQIGSLSETLDTIDLAKKNGYSTVMSHRSGETEDATIADLAVAVSAGQIKTGSVCRSDRVAKYNQLLRIEEQLGKRAVYPGASIFKR